The genome window TCGACTGGTTCATACTGTGTCGCAATAAACTCCAAGGAGTTCATACTACTAAAAAATTCCCCAAACATCTCACTCTTAACAATATCGAGATGTTCCTCTGTAAGATCTGAATCTTTCGTAAAGTTGCGAATAGCCTTTCGAAATTGATGCGACAACGAAACAGGTTCTTTCGTTTCCATCGTCAACATCACAAAATGAAAGCGACTGTTGACTTCAACCTCAAGTGACAATGACGCATCTAACTTCCCATTCTCATATAACTTTTGAAATCGCTCAGAAGTCCAACCAAACATCATCGTAAACAATAATTTTAGCAAAATATTATAACGGTAGCAATCTTCTGCTGCCACCTCACCTGCTCCCCTAATTCCAACAGCAAGTTTTGGTGAAGAGACTTCCATCCGAAGGCTATCTGTTTCTTTGACAGCTTGTAAAGTAAGCTTCTCCTTCCTTACTACCATGTCTTCCAAGTTTCTAAGTTTCTTTTGTGAAAAATACTTCTCAACCGTATCTACATCAAAATTGCCAACTAAAAACAAAGACATATTGACAGGTTTGTAAAAGGCTGTAAAGTTATCTTTTAAGTCATTTAGCTGGATATTGTTAATTGATTTTTCGCTTCCAACAATATCTGCTGCCAGAGGAGTATTGGGATAAAGATTTGCTAAGGTTGCAAAAAACAGACGCGAATCTGGATCGTCTTGGTACATCTCACGTTCCTGTTGGATAATTTCCCTCTCTCGCTCAACTGAATCTTCTGTAAAATGAGCAACTGTTACCAATTCTTCAAGCAAATCCAAATTTTCTGATAAATGATCTATTGTCGAAAACAAATAACTCGTCTTTGTAAAACTTGTAAAAGCATTGCTATCAGCTCCCAAGCGTGTAAAAGACTCCATAATATCTTCAGCATTTTCTCTCTCAAATAGTTTATGTTCAAGAAAATGTGCAATTCCAGCTGGATAACA of Streptococcus oralis contains these proteins:
- the yfmH gene encoding EF-P 5-aminopentanol modification-associated protein YfmH, which encodes MIPVTFEEKYYPAVKETVYQTRLSNGLTVSLLPKKQFNEVYGVVTVRFGSVDTSFTLSKKGLQCYPAGIAHFLEHKLFERENAEDIMESFTRLGADSNAFTSFTKTSYLFSTIDHLSENLDLLEELVTVAHFTEDSVEREREIIQQEREMYQDDPDSRLFFATLANLYPNTPLAADIVGSEKSINNIQLNDLKDNFTAFYKPVNMSLFLVGNFDVDTVEKYFSQKKLRNLEDMVVRKEKLTLQAVKETDSLRMEVSSPKLAVGIRGAGEVAAEDCYRYNILLKLLFTMMFGWTSERFQKLYENGKLDASLSLEVEVNSRFHFVMLTMETKEPVSLSHQFRKAIRNFTKDSDLTEEHLDIVKSEMFGEFFSSMNSLEFIATQYEPVDRGETIFDLPKILQEITLEDVLEAGHRLIDDGDLVDFTIFPA